Within Anolis sagrei isolate rAnoSag1 chromosome X, rAnoSag1.mat, whole genome shotgun sequence, the genomic segment AGGTTTTAAACGGTGTTGttgtttacaataataatacattcctaCAAGAGAAGCTAGGGATGGAAAGATTGTTGGAAGATCTTTGCAGTTCTTGTTTGATTATTGAAACACCAaaaccaatgccattttctgcactgaaaatAAGACGTTGGCACCAAGGGGCCACATTCCAATAAGGGGATGCCTACCCAGCGTGATCGCTCCACCATGCCAACTTGGGCCCAGGTTCCATGGCACCATGTGGGCACCTTGAGGGCACCTTGGCCTGCGTTCCCCAATTGGGAAAATTGGCAGAGACGTGGCCTAGAGGGGTCATAGGGAGAGCAGACTCGACAAGGCAGGATGGATTGAGCCAAggagggtggaggaggaggaggaggaagaagggaaaagcaCACACTTCCCCCTCTGCTTCCTAGCATTGTGTCGCCAAGGGGGTCAAGGCAGGATAGACCTGGAGAAACACTTAGGAGGCTTCCTTTGGGTGGCCAACACCCAGCCAGGGAGAAAAACAAGCATTCGTGCACCCCTCACCCCCCCTTGGCATGAAGAACCGTAGGCTCAGCATTGGCTTCATGCTGCCGCTCTAATCTCTGGAAGCAGACATTCCCTTTGACCCAGAAGGGAGAGCAGAGAGCAGAGGGCATGTGCAAAGAACAACAGAAATtcattaataatgataatgataataatacaatcaTAATATtagaataacataatataataattataataaataacataatataataatacaatcatAATATtagaatagtataatataataattataataacatattattatttatttattttgatttatctgaaacatttatattcggcccttctcaccccgaaggggactcagcgtagagcacaacatatatacggcaagcattccatgctggaacataaaatagctataaatatacacaaacactaaaatcagttatatcaactttaaaatcagttgtttaaaaccatctcaaaacaccatgctggcaCCGGtgttataatataatttatattattattattactattttctgTTGCTTTTTGCTCTCCCTTATGGGTCAATGGGAATATCCAATGCCGAGGCTGTGGTTCTtcatgccataataataataataataataataataataataataataataataatttatattattattactattactattattattattattattatgtgcagtTGGTTTTTGCCTCCCTTATGGAACAAAGGGAATGTCTGATGCCAAGACTGCAGTTCTTTGTGCAATAATAAGCATATGacataaattattataatattattattattaataatataatatataatataacatataatatttaatattatattattattgcacaAAGAACTGCAGTCTCAGCATTGGACATTGCCTTTGATCCATAAGGGAGACTAAAAACCAActgaacataacaataataataataataataatgtaacataatataattatttatatcatcattatcaccttcttcttcttcttcttcttcttcttatgggTCAAAGGAAATGTCTGATGCCGAGACTGTGGTTCTttgtaccataataataataataataataataataacaacataataataataatttatatcattatcatattattattattattattattttcagttgcTTTTTGCTCTCCCTTATGGGTCAAAGGGAATGTCTGATGCTGAGACTGTGGTTCTTCAtaccatcataataataataacaacaacataataataataataatttatatcattatcatattattattattattattattattattattatttgcagttgCATTTTGCTCTCCTTTATGGGTCAAAGGGAATGTCTGATGCTGAGAATGTGGTTCTTTGTACCATAATAAggatagcataataataatttatatcattatcatcatcttattattattgttgttgttgttaccagttGCTTTTTGCTCTCCCTTATGGGTCAAAGGGAATGTCTGCTGCTAAGGGTGTGGTTTttgtaccataataataataataataataataataataataataatttatatcattatcatcttattattattattattatttgcagttgCTTTTGCTCTCCCTTATGGGTCAAAGGGAATGTCTGATGCTGAGACTGTGGTTCTTcataccataataataacaacaacaataacaataataataacatagtaatttatatcatattattattattattttcagttgcTATTTGCTCTCCCTTATGGGTCAAAGGTTTGGTGCTGAGGCTGCAGTTCTtcgtgcaataataataataataataataataataatttatatcatcattgtattattgttatgttcaGTTGCTTTTTTGCTCTCCCTTATGAGTCAAAAGGAATGTCCGATGCTGAggccataatataataataataataataataataataataataataataatagactctagGAGACTTAGCTTCCAATTCCTGCTTGACCGCAAAAACCCTTGAGTGGCAGGAACATCATGTAATCTATTCACCTTGTCGATTCAGAGTGAAACCCGGAGCAGATTGATTGCCCCCATGGAAGCCTCTCTTGAGTGGAAAGgctaatgttatttttttttaaaaggaaaagtggGCTCTTAGAGCTGAAGGGAGCTCCCTGGTACCATCTGCTGGTGAGAAGCGTGCATAGAATCATAGGCAGTATTTGAGGATGTACAGAGAGCCACCCCATGCTACAACCACAACGGAGTCTCCCATATTCTTAGAGGTATGTGAGCATGTGCAGAGAGCTAGAGTTGGAGCGGTGTCCTCCGTAGTCCTAGAGGAGGAggtctctgagcatgtgcaggtgtttttattatatatatatatatatatatatatatatttgcaaaatatGAATACAGGTCTCGGGACTGCCTTAGGCACTTTAACAGGCAAATAATAAAACTAGAAGACACAGGTCTCTACCTGGGCAGGCACACAATGTGCTTGCGGATACAATTACATTAGAAGAGGGAAATCACAGCATTGTCTTCTGCCAAAGTCCATGTCAGCAGCTTGGCCAATCTGGTCCAGGTTTTAGCCCAAAGGTGCAAGAAAGGCTGGTTGTTACTGAATGGATAGGCTTCAGCACCACGGATAGTTCAAGGCCTTCTCCAAAGTGCTGATTCCCAGTCTCCAAACAGGCATGAGCTTGAGAAAGTCCATATTTTGTTATTGGCGTTGTTGCTCtgctgacattttaaaatattgcatatttCATGACACTTTGTTCTAACACAAGGAGAATATAGGAAGATGACAACCCAGAGAGATGTCACAGAAATGCAGGAAATCAAAGGGTTTCTGGATTCAACATGGTATTGGAAGGGGTACCACGGGGCATCTAGTCTGACCCGCTGCTGGTATAGGAATCCAGGAAGAAGAACAAGGCTGGTTTATACCCGCCACGTTCCAAAAGAATCGGTGCCCGTTGTGGCCTAGGAAATGCCCCTTGGATTATGATGCCAGGAAAGGAGACATGAAGAAAGGAGGTGCCATTGTGTGACACCCACATGTCCAATCCCCTGGAAGAGGTGCCTTGAAGGTTTGTCCTGTTTTAAATGTGCCAATGAAGCACTTGTCATGATCCTACCAGTGCAAAGCTGTGGCACAAACCTGGGCAAAGGCCAGTGAAACCATCCTGTTCCGCTCTCCAACTGCCTGGCATCAAAACATGGGTCAGTGCTATGTCCTTGCTTGCACCAAAGGGTAGCATGGTCCTGCCAGGATAGAAACCAACTCGCTCCATCACTAAGTTTGTGCCACTCTGCCAATCACTCTCCAGCTACCAGTTTAGATTCACACCGGCGCTTGCCAGGTGGTGCCAGTTGGCCCTTTGCCCACTTTAGGGTCCTGGAGGTTGAGTAAGAGCAGGGTGCCCACTGAGACGGTCTTCAAGCTCAGGATGTTCATGCCCTCTGGGGGAAGGGCTGCCCCCGATGCTGGCAAACAGGGACCCCACACCGCCGCAATGGCCTCCTCGCCAGAGTTGCCCTTCAGCATATGCATTCGCTGGTGCTTGGCAAGGTGGGCACTCTGGCCAAAGGTGCGCTCGCAGTGGGCACACTTGAGGGGCTCCTCACTCGCATGGAGGCGCCGGTGGCGGATGAGGGTGGAACCGCGCCGGAAAGTCTTctcgcagtgagggcactggtagGGCTTCTCACCATCGTGGAGACGCTGGTGGCGCATGTACTCCTGGCGGCAGGTGAAAGTGGCGTTGCAGGAGGCGCATGGATAGGGCTGCTCCCCGGTGTGGATCCGCTGGTGCCACACAAATTCCTGCTTGTAGCGGAAACTCTTGTCACAGCCAGGGCACTTGTAGCTCTTCTCACCCGAGTGGCTGCGTTGGTGCCAGGCAAACTCCTGCTTGAAGCGGAAGCTCTTCTCGCACTCGGGGCACTTGTAGGGCCGGTCGCCCACATGCGCCCGCTGGTGCCACATGAACTCCTGCTTGAAGCGAAAGCTCTTCTCGCACTCAGGGCACTTGTAGGGCCGCTCAGCCGCATGGCTCTTAAGGTGCCAGGCCAGCTCCTGCTTGAAGCGAAAGTGCTTCTGGCAGGTGGTGCACTGATGGGGCCACTCGGCAGCATGTGCCCGCTGGTGCCAGCTGAGCTCCTGCTTGTGGCGAAAAACCTTGTGGCAGGCCCCACACTTGTAGCTCTTCTCCCCAGCATGGACCTTCTGGTGCCAGGTGTATTCATGAGCAAAGCGGAAGCTGCGCTCACACTTGGTGCACTTGTAGGGTCGCTCCTCCCTGGGGGGTCTTGGCCGAGGTGGCAAGCAGTGGGCACAGGCACAGGGCAGGGCCTTTGTGAGGCCCCTTTCGCACTCGAGACAGAGCTGCGCAGCACCCCCTGCACCCGCGGGACGGGCAGGGAAGCATTTCTGGCAACGGGTGCAAATCAGCAGCATCTCCTCTGGGGCACTCTCTGTGGGCCAGAAGGCTTGGAATGCCATTGGGGCCACTTGCCTGCCTATGGCACAGTTTGGCCACCAGAGCTGGGTTGGCCATTGCTCCAAGGCAGACACTCCACCGGCGTTGAGCTCAGGCCAAGGGGGCAACTTGCAAAGGGTGCCATCCTCCTGGCTGCCCTTCAAAGCCTTCAGGTGCCCAGCATGGCATGGCAGGCCAATGGGGTTTTCTTCCAGGTTTGATTCCGTCTTGATCTGGACTTGGCCCACTCCTGCAAGGAGAGACAACAGGCCAGTTATAGAGGACCAGAATGACTGTTGCCCCAAGTGGACAATTGCCAGGTACTGAGGGTGGCATCAAGACATCAGAGCGGCCCACAACCCTATGCCCTGAAGTATCGGATCCATATT encodes:
- the LOC132781238 gene encoding zinc finger protein 485-like, whose amino-acid sequence is MAGAAGSLPQEPLTFEDVAIAFAPKEWAQLAGWQKALYQEVMRDNYETLRSLDLANHKPEILLRMERGEEPWSSEGQDAKGSEASNLDCLGVGQVQIKTESNLEENPIGLPCHAGHLKALKGSQEDGTLCKLPPWPELNAGGVSALEQWPTQLWWPNCAIGRQVAPMAFQAFWPTESAPEEMLLICTRCQKCFPARPAGAGGAAQLCLECERGLTKALPCACAHCLPPRPRPPREERPYKCTKCERSFRFAHEYTWHQKVHAGEKSYKCGACHKVFRHKQELSWHQRAHAAEWPHQCTTCQKHFRFKQELAWHLKSHAAERPYKCPECEKSFRFKQEFMWHQRAHVGDRPYKCPECEKSFRFKQEFAWHQRSHSGEKSYKCPGCDKSFRYKQEFVWHQRIHTGEQPYPCASCNATFTCRQEYMRHQRLHDGEKPYQCPHCEKTFRRGSTLIRHRRLHASEEPLKCAHCERTFGQSAHLAKHQRMHMLKGNSGEEAIAAVWGPCLPASGAALPPEGMNILSLKTVSVGTLLLLNLQDPKVGKGPTGTTWQAPV